The stretch of DNA TGATGGAATAGCAAACTTCCCGCAATATTGGCACCGTTTGAATACCCGATCGCCACCACATTGGAACGGTCGAAATTATATTTTCCGGCGGTCTCGTCAAGGAATTGATGCAATTCTGCCGTCCGGGCGATCAAATCTTCTTCGTCAAACACCCCTTCCGCCAAACGCCGGAAGAATCGAGGCATACCGTGTTCTGACACATTCCCACGGACACTCAACACCGATGCTTGCGGATCGACCCAATCCGCCAACTGCAATAAATCCTGTTCCGTTCCACCCGTGCCGTGCAGCAGAAGCAAAGTTGGTCTTTTCGGATCCTGTCCTTCTTTGAATATATGAATCATCCCGTCACCTCATAATTTATCTTTAATTCGAGATAAATATATCAATGCTTCTGCCGA from Bacillus sp. OxB-1 encodes:
- a CDS encoding alpha/beta hydrolase, with translation MIHIFKEGQDPKRPTLLLLHGTGGTEQDLLQLADWVDPQASVLSVRGNVSEHGMPRFFRRLAEGVFDEEDLIARTAELHQFLDETAGKYNFDRSNVVAIGYSNGANIAGSLLFHHANSLKGAILHHPMVPRRGVELPDLAGVRVFIAAGKNDPMCPPEEAEELAGLLGAAGAETAIHWEMNGHSLTRSEVEAAADWYGKNIVH